The following are from one region of the Penaeus vannamei isolate JL-2024 chromosome 28, ASM4276789v1, whole genome shotgun sequence genome:
- the LOC113807929 gene encoding salivary peroxidase/catechol oxidase-like, with protein sequence MMKVVCVFLAMLLVIALASETTTLRIIEDNISYVKRGKKSNQVTPEEHPGTQQVLGGTTWKSIETPPVLNISKDDNVSRSSIEHGLTQLREKDRIERDMAAKNMSVSHDSPTFIHQTLFKSFSPQSITAARTGFMIDCATEFIMDRLQLNKTDITFDILVSDQLAQEEFCDQDQVSSSCEAFSKYRSSNGTCNNLANPLWGATFRPFRRVAPPDYGNGVSSLRRSQDGQPLPSARRVSAAVNSIRPNGESFLLSVLHMTYGQFLDHDLTFTPLNKGMYGDAIPCCPDALGDPTLLHPECAAISIPADDPFYSRFNQTCMEFIRSAPAPRCLFGPREQMNEKTAYIDGSQVYGIDDEMMNSLRTMDDGLLIAQMTNEGEELLPANTDLTNECNKAEQASMNQFCFRAGDRRVNEQVLLVLFHTVWARHHNHLASRLKNINPSWNDEELFQEARRIVGAQLQHVTYNEYLPPIFGENIIKDSKLKPLKNKKRKNFYIPDKSAAISAEFATAAFRFGHSQIAGHMERVDDFGDISSTETSSVFMNPFVVYMKGAVPQLTRGEVRQSAGDVDPFFTPQVAGKLFKGMNMFGLDLMSLNIQRGRDHGIASYTALRASCDLSSIHDFPDLSGIMDEDVIEILEDVYSHVDDIDLFVGGLAEHPVEGGVVGPTFACILLDQFLRLKVGDRYWYETNDKDTRFKKEQVKEIRKTTLAGIMCEVIPELTEIQAEPLKVASLENPVVSCSSFQELDLSHWKE encoded by the exons ATGATGAAGGTGGTTTGCGTGTTCCTTGCAATGTTGCTAGTTATTGCACTAGCATCTGAGACAACTACGTTACGAATCATTGAAG ACAACATTTCGTACGTGAAACGAGGGAAGAAATCCAACCAGGTGACGCCAGAGGAGCATCCCGGAACACAGCAAGTACTTGGAGGAACAACTTGGAAGTCGATTGAAACTCCGCCTGTTCTTAACATTTCGAAGGATGACAA TGTTTCTCGATCAAGCATCGAACACGGACTAACTCAACTTCGGGAGAAGGATAGAATAGAAAGGGACATGGCTGCCAAGAACATGAGTGTCTCTCATGACTCGCCTACTTTCATACATCAGACCCTCTTCAAGAGTTTCAGTCCGCAGTCCATCACAGCAGCAAGAACAGGCTTCATGATAGACTGCGCTACTGAATTCATCATGGATCG TTTGCAGCTTAATAAGACCGACATAACTTTCGACATCCTCGTCTCGGACCAACTGGCCCAAGAAGAGTTCTGCGATCAGGACCAAGTTTCGTCCTCTTGCGAGGCCTTCAGCAAGTACAGGTCCTCCAACGGCACCTGTAATAACTTGGCCAACCCACTGTGGGGAGCCACTTTCAGGCCCTTCCGCCGCGTTGCTCCGCCTGACTATGGCAACG GAGTGTCGAGCCTCCGCCGTTCCCAGGACGGGCAGCCACTTCCCAGCGCCCGCCGAGTCAGCGCAGCGGTTAACAGCATCCGGCCAAACGGGgaatcttttctcctctctgtccttcaCATGACCTACGGGCAGTTCCTAGACCATGACCTGACCTTCACGCCTTTGAATAAAG GTATGTATGGAGATGCCATTCCATGCTGCCCTGACGCCCTGGGAGACCCCACTTTACTCCACCCTGAGTGCGCCGCCATTTCCATCCCTGCAGACGACCCTTTCTACTCCAGGTTCAACCAGACGTGCATGGAGTTCATCCGCTCGGCTCCCGCGCCACGGTGCCTGTTTG GTCCACGAGAACAAATGAATGAGAAGACGGCATATATCGACGGCTCTCAGGTCTACGGCATCGATGACGAGATGATGAATTCACTGAGAACGATGGACGACGGTCTGCTTATTGCTCAG ATGACGAATGAAGGCGAGGAGCTTCTCCCTGCAAACACGGACTTAACAAACGAGTGCAACAAGGCAGAACAAGCCAGCATGAACCAGTTTTGCTTCCGGGCCG GGGACAGAAGAGTGAATGAGCAAGTTCTCCTCGTTCTGTTCCACACCGTATGGGCTCGTCACCACAACCATCTAGCGTCTCGGCTGAAGAACATCAATCCTTCCTGGAATGATGAAGAGCTGTTCCAGGAGGCCCGCCGAATCGTGGGCGCTCAGCTCCAACATGTTACCTACAACGAGTACTTGCCGCCCATCTTCG GTGAGAACATCATAAAAGACTCTAAGCTGAAACCCTTGAAGAACAAGAAACGAAAGAACTTTTACATACCTGATAAGAGCGCTGCCATCAGTGCTGAATTTGCAACTGCTGCCTTCCGTTTTGGACACAGTCAGATTGCT GGTCATATGGAGAGAGTGGATGACTTCGGCGACATTTCCTCAACTGAGACGTCTTCGGTGTTTATGAATCCTTTCGTCGTGTACATGAAAGGCGCCGTTCCACAGCTGACGCGAGGGGAGGTTCGACAGAGCGCGGGAGACGTTGACCCATTCTTTACACCGCAA GTGGCCGGCAAACTTTTCAAAGGGATGAACATGTTTGGACTCGATCTGATGTCCCTCAACATACAGCGTGGCCGTGACCATGGCATTGCCTCGTACACGGCACTCAGAGCCTCATGCGACTTGTCTTCCATTCATGACTTTCCTGATCTCTCGGGAATCATGGATGAGGATGTGATTGAAATTCTAGAGGATGTATATAG TCATGTGGATGACATTGACCTGTTCGTCGGTGGTTTGGCTGAGCACCCGGtagaaggaggagtagtaggTCCCACTTTCGCTTGTATTCTGCTGGACCAGTTCCTTAGGCTGAAAGTAGGCGACAGATATTGGTACGAGACTAATGACAAGGATACAAGGTTTAAGAAAG AACAAGTCAAAGAAATTCGCAAAACAACCTTAGCGGGGATCATGTGCGAAGTGATTCCAGAACTGACGGAGATTCAGGCAGAGCCTCTGAAAGTGGCATCTCTCGAGAATCCAGTGGTATCTTGCTCTTCTTTCCAAGAATTGGACCTCAGCCACTGGAAGGAATGA